CGCCAGGCGATCGCGAGCCCCCTCCTCGAGGTGAACATCAACGGCGCCCAGGGGATCCTCTTCAACATCACCGGCTCCTCCAACCTCACCCTGTTCGAGGTGACGGAGGCGGCCGAGGAGATCCGAGCGGCGGCCGATCCCGAGGCGAACATCATCTTCGGCACGAGCTTCAATGAACGGCTCGGCGAGGAGGTCCAGATCACCGTCATCGCGACCGGCTTCGATGGCCGCCGCCGGGCGCCCAGCCGGCACGAGGGCGCTGCCGCCGGCCACGGGACAGAGGCGACGACGTCGGGCCGGCCGACCCGCGACCGCGACTTCCTCGAGGAGCTCGAGCGCCAGCGACTCGCCTCGTCGGACGACGCGACGTCGTCGCGTGAGCGGGACGAGCGACCCTCCGCCGCCGTCCCGAGCCGCGCGGACCGCTCCGTCGGCGACGCCGCGCCGGCGCCGCGTCGCGCGGCCTACGACGCGGACGAGCTCGACATCCCGAGCTTCCTCCGCCGCTCGAAGTGACCGGGGCCGGCGCGAGCCGGCCGCAGAGCGAGTTCGAGGCCGAGGTCGCGGGGTTCTCCGCGGCCAGGGCGGCCGTCATGGACCGCATCGTCGCCGCATGCGGGCGCGCGGGACGCGATCCCGCCACGGTCCGCCTCGTCGCGATCTCGAAGACCGTGGCAGCCGAGCGCATCCGGGCGGCGGTCGCGGCAGGTCAGGCGGACTTCGGGGAGAACCGGGTGCAAGAGGCGGAGGCGAAGCGTCCGCTCGTCGGAGCGGGGGAGTGGCACCTCGTCGGACCCCTCCAGGCGAACAAGGCGCGCCGCGCGGTCGAGACGTTCGAGGTCATCGAGTCGGTCGACTCGGTCGACTTGGCGCGGCGGCTCGACCGGCTCGTCCGGGACGTCCGCGGCCTCGCGCCGGATGGCCCGACGGCACCGGATCGTCGGCTGCCGGTGCTCCTCCAGGTGAACGTCGATGCCGACCGGGCCAAGGCCGGCTTCCTGCCGTCGGCCCTCGAGGCGGCGCTCGGCGAGCTCACCGCCTTTGGGGCGCTTCGAGTCGACGGGCTCATGACGATCGGCCGACTCGCCGCCGACCCGCAGGATGCCCGCTCCACGTTCGTCGGGCTCCACGAGATCGGCGCGCGGCTCCGGGCGCGGACGACCGCCATCGGCGCGGAGCTCTCGATGGGGATGAGCGACGACTACCCGATCGCGGTCGAGGAAGGGGCGACGATCGTCCGGGTCGGCCGCGCCCTCTTCGGTGAACGGGTCGGACAGCGGCCGCGATGAGCGGCGCGGTGCGATTCGCGGTCCGGCTGACGCCCCGCGGCGGGAGAGATGCGATCGACGGCGTCATCGACGGCGTGCTCAGGGCCAGGGTCGCAGCGGCACCGGCCGACGGTGCGGCGAACGAGGCGTTCCTCCGGCTCATCGCCCGCGAGCTCGGGGTGCCTCGTGCCACGGTGTCCCTCATCGCCGGTGCGACCGGGCGGCGCAAGCTCGTGGCCGTCGACGGGCTTGAGCCGGCGTCGCTGCTCGCCCGCTGGCCGGACCTCGGGGTATCATGACCGGACCCCGTCGGTCCAGCGCGACACGGCGGCCCCGGGCGATTGGCTCAGTCGGTTAGAGCGCGCGGTTCACATCCGCGAGGTCACTGGTTCGAATCCAGTATCGCCCACCACAGCGATCTCGACCCGCCCACATGGACCCCGCGGTCGCCCGGACGCACCGCGTTCGGGCCCGCGGACCTTGACAGCCGGCGGATCCATTCCTACGGTGACGCGGCCCTCGATGGTCGGGGGAACAGCGGGGGAATCTGTGAGGAAAGGAGGTAACGAACCGAATGGCATTCTTCAACGCACTCATCGCATCCTTCCATCGTGACGAGGAAGGCCAGGGTCTCGCCGAGTACGCACTCATCCTCGCGCTCATCGCGGTCATCGCGATCATCGCCCTCATCTTCCTCGGCGGCCAGGTCAAGACGATCCTCAGCAACGTCGGCAAGTCCATCTAGTGCGCCGTCTCAAGAATGGCTCGACAACGCCCGACCTTGGCCAGGATCGCC
This sequence is a window from Chloroflexota bacterium. Protein-coding genes within it:
- a CDS encoding Flp family type IVb pilin, which translates into the protein MAFFNALIASFHRDEEGQGLAEYALILALIAVIAIIALIFLGGQVKTILSNVGKSI
- a CDS encoding YggS family pyridoxal phosphate-dependent enzyme codes for the protein MDRIVAACGRAGRDPATVRLVAISKTVAAERIRAAVAAGQADFGENRVQEAEAKRPLVGAGEWHLVGPLQANKARRAVETFEVIESVDSVDLARRLDRLVRDVRGLAPDGPTAPDRRLPVLLQVNVDADRAKAGFLPSALEAALGELTAFGALRVDGLMTIGRLAADPQDARSTFVGLHEIGARLRARTTAIGAELSMGMSDDYPIAVEEGATIVRVGRALFGERVGQRPR
- a CDS encoding DUF167 domain-containing protein; the encoded protein is MSGAVRFAVRLTPRGGRDAIDGVIDGVLRARVAAAPADGAANEAFLRLIARELGVPRATVSLIAGATGRRKLVAVDGLEPASLLARWPDLGVS